In the Azospirillum humicireducens genome, CAGATGCAGCACAGCCTCGGCGGCGGGCAGGGCGGGCAGGTCGTGCCAACGCCCGGTCTCCATGTCATGCAGGCGTACCGGCCCGCTGCGGTCGGCCCCATGCCCCTTCAGCACACGGTCGAACCAGGCAAGCTGCAGCGTGTCGAGCGTCGGCGCCTCTCCCGGTGCCGCGGCGGGACCATCGGCACCCCAGGGGCCGACCACCAGCCGCACCGGCGCCCTGCCCCGAGCGACAAGCCGGTCGGCCGCAATCAGGTCGTGGGCATCCAGCGTCCCGGACAACCTTGGATCGTACCAACCGCCGAGTTGCAGCACGGCGACATCGGCCGGCATGTCCGCCAGCATCGATTTCGGCGACAGGGCGTTCCAGGCCGGGCCGGGCAGCGGGTTGGTCAGCCAGTCATCGTAATGGGAATAGCGGGCATAGTCGCGCAGGGCCTGCGGCCGCGACGGGATCTCGTCGTCGATGGGCAGGCTGCGCGCCGCATCGGACAGGATGCGGTGGCCGGTTCCGTCCTCCACCCGGCGCGCCGCCTCGGCCGCGGCCCGCAGAGCCCAGCCCATGGCGTCGGCCAGCCGGAAGGCGCCGCCCTCATAGGCCCAGTCGGAAAAGACGTCCCAGCCGGCGAAGGCCGGCGCCACCGCGCGCAGGGCCGACGGCCGCTCCGCCAGCGCCAGCCACTGCGCCATCCCGGCATAGCCGCAACCATACATCGCCACCACGCCGGAAGACCCCGGCAGCGAGGCCGCCCAGGCGACGGCGTCGGCCCCATCCTCCCGCTCCGCCTCGAAGGGGCGGAAGCGGCCGTCCGACGTGCCGCAGCCGCGCGCGTCCTGCACCACCACCACATAGCCGCGCGCCGCGTACCAGCGCGGATGGGCGTAATGGCTGGTCAGCGCGGTGCGCCGGCCGCAGGCGACGCGCAGCAGCAGAACCGGCCATGTGCCGGCCGCGTCCGGCCGGTAGAGATCCGCATCCAGCCGCACGCCGTCCCGTGTCCGCATCGACACGGTCTCCGGCGGCCGGACCGGCAGCAGGTCATGTGACTGAAGGATCACCGGGGCCAGATGGGTCATGGCTGCTCGGGCTCGCTCGATGACGGACAACGAATAATGTGTCGTCGTGGCAAAGCCTGTGCCAGAGGGTCCGGGGCACCTCCCGCCGATTTTCAGTCGAAGATCCGCCCGCTCCGGATTCCCCTCTTCCCTTGCAGGAGAGGGGGAATCGCCTGCATGACCGTTGCCTTCCCCGGAGCGATCAGGTTTCGCCCATGCTCCACGCCTCTGCCTATTTTCCGGGCAATCTGCCCGATCAGGCGGCAATCAGCTCGAAGCGGTCGACGTCGACCATGCCGCGGTCGGTGATCTTCAGATGCGGGATCACCGGCAGCGGCAGGAAGGCCAGTTGCAGGAAGGGTTCGGCCAGCGGGCAGCCCATGGCGCGGACGGCGGCGCGCAGGGACCGCAGCTTCGCCTCCACCGTCTCGAACGGCTCCAGGCTCATCAGCCCGGCCAGCGGCAGGGCCAGTTCGCCCACCACCTTGCCCTCGCGCACGGCGACGAAGCCGCCCTGCAGTTCGATCAGCCGGTTGACCGCGATCCGCATGTCGGCGTCGCTGGCCCCGACCACGCAGATGTTGTGGCTGTCATGGCCGACCGACGAGGCCAGCGCGCCCTCCGGGAAGCCGAAACCCTGGACGAAGCCGCGGCCGATGTTGCGGTTGCTGCCATGGCGGGCGAGGACACAGATCTTCAGGAGGTCTCGCGACGGATCGGCCACCATCCGGCCGCCCACCGCCGGCACCTCGATCCGGCGATGTTCGGTCAGGATCTTCCCCGGCTCCAGCCCGATCACCGACTGGACAGACCCGCCGGCCGGCACGGCGAAATCCTCCTCCGCCACCGGCTCAAGCTTCACCGAGTCCAGCCCGACCGGCGTCACCGCCGGCCGGCCGCCGAAGCTGTGCGGACCGACGAGGCGACCATTGCGGATGACCCGGTTGACCGCACACTCCTCCAGATCGTCGAGCAGGACGAGGTCGGCGCGATGACCCGGCGCCACCAGCCCGCGGTCATACAGGCGGAAGCCGCGGGCGGCCGACCAGGTGGCGGCGCGGTAGACATGGGCGACCGGGGCACCCAGGCGGATGGCGCTGCGGATCAGGTGATCCATGTGCCCCTCCTCCGCGATGTCCAGCGGGTTGCGGTCGTCGGTGCAGAAGCCCAGGAAGGGCGAGGTCTCGGGACCGATGACTTCGGCCAGGGCATGGACGTCCTTCGACACCGACCCGTCGCGGATCAGCACCTGCATGCCCTTGCGCAGCTTCTCCATCGCTTCCGCAGCGCTGGTGGTCTCATGGCAGTTGCGGATGCCGCAGGACAGATAGGCGTTCAGTTCCTTCCCCGACACCAGCGGGGCGTGGCCGTCGATGTGGCGGCCGTCGAAGGCGGCCAGCTTGTCCAGCACCCCGTCCACCTTGTGGAAGACGCCGGGGAAGTTCATGAACTCCGCCAGCCCCAGCACGCGGGGATGGTCCATGTGGCGGATCAGGTCCGGCGCCTCCAGCCGCGCCCCGGATGTCTCCAGCTCCGTCGCCGGCACGCAGGAGGACAACTGCACGAACAGGTCGAGCACCGTCCCGCCGGCACTGTCCAGGAAATAGCGCAAGCCTTGCTCGCCCAGCACGTTGCAGATCTCGTGCGGATCGCAGATGGCGGTGGTGGTGCCGCGCGGCAGGACGCACCGGTCGAATTCCTGCGGGGTGACGCAGGTGGATTCACAATGGAGGTGGGTGTCGATGAAGCCGGGAACCACGGTCAGCCCGCGCCCGTCGATCTCCTCGACCCCATCGTAGGACTCGTAGGTGCCGACGATGACCTCGCCGCAGACGGCGATGTCGCCTTCGGCGATCTCGCCGGTCACGACATTGAGAAAGCGCGTGTTCTTGATGACCAGATCGGCCTTCGCCTCGCCCAGCGCCTGCCCGATGCGCGTCTTCAGATCGTCCCGGCTGATTGCCATAACCCACCCCGACTGTCGTCCATTCAAGCAGGCAAAGTGGCTTGCACCGCCTTGCGGTGCAAGCGGGCATCGTCCCCGATCCCGCCTGCCGGCTGCCGAAAGGGAGAACGGGCCTGTTCCAGCGCCAGGGCGGCGAGGATTCTCGCATTGTGCAGGGCCAACCCTTCCGCCACCGTGCGATGCATGTTGGTGTGCCGGAACCAATGGCAGGCATGGGTCAGCTTCGGCCGGAAGCCGCGTGCCAGCTTGTGCGGTCCACCCCGGCCGCCATCCACCGCATCCAGGCCGAGGGCGATCGCCCGCTCGACGGTCCGGCAATAGCAGGTCTCGAAATGGACCAGCCTCGCCTCCTTCCGCGCCCCCCAATTGCGAACATAAAGACGGCCATCCCCCTCGACAGTCAGCAGCGTACCGACCGCGACACCCCCGGCTTCGGCAAAGGTCAGCGTCACGGCATCTCCCAACGCGGCGCAGAGCCGATGGACGAAGTCGGCGGTCAAGGGCTGGCTCGTCCCCCGGCGGGCATGCAGATCGTCGAAAAGCCCAAGGAAAAGCACGACATCGCTCTCGCCCACCCTGCTCCCCGGCACGTCGCGGAAACGAACCCCGCTCGCCAGCACCTTCCGGCGCTCCCACAACAGGGTGTCGCGTCGGTGCTTCGTCAGGCTGGCGGCAAAGTCGCCGAAATTCCGGTATCCGGCGTTCCTCCATTCATAGTCCACCGCATGCCGGGTCAGCCAGCCAGCCGCCTCGAAACGGCAACGATCGGTCTCATCCGGAAAACTCACATGAATGGAGGACAAGCCGTCACGATGGGCAAGCGTCCGCATCGCACCGATCAACGCATCCGCAGTGCCCGGCGGCGCCCCCTGCCGCAGCAGCAGCCGGGGGCCGGCGACCGGCGCATAGGGAACCGCCGACACCAGCTTCGGGAAATAGCGGCCGCCGGCAGCCTGATAGCCGTCGACCCAGACCTGATCCGGCCAATGCTCGTCCGTGGAACGGTCGCGCAGATAGAGCGGAGCCGTACCGACCACCCGTCCGGACGCCTCCCGCACCATCAGATGAACGGGATACCAGCCCGCCGCCGGCCCGGCCAGCCCGCTGTCCTCCGTCGCTTTCAAACAGGCATGGCTCAGAAACGGCCCATGGCCTGCAGCGCAGGCATCCCAGTCCAGCCGGTCGATGCCGGAAATCCCCTGGACCACCGCGACCGCCGGCGGAGCGGAAGTCGGCAACCCGACCGCCGGCACGTCGCCGTCCGTGAACCGGTTTCCGCTCCCCGCGTTATTCGCCGTCATAGCGCGGCGCCACCGGCAGGCGCACGCTGACCGTCGTGCCCTCGCCTTCGCGGCTGCGGATGTCGAGCGTGCCGTTCAGCAGATCGACGAAGGAGCGGACCAGCGGCAGGCCCAATCCCGTCCCGCCGGACCGGCGGGACAGCTGGCTGTCGACCTGTCCGAAGGGCTGAAGCGCCACGGCGATGCCCTCGGCATTCATGCCGATGCCGGTGTCGGCGATCTCGATCAGGATGCGCCCGGCGTCCGGGCGGACGCGCAGCGCGATGCGACCGCCGGCAGGGGTGAACTTGACGGCGTTGGACAGCAGATTCAGCAGGATTTGCTTCACCCGCACCGGATCGCCCAGCAGATGCGGGGTATCGGGGGCGATGTCCTGCGTCAGCACAAGGCCGCTTTCCTCCGCCCGTTCGGCGATCAGCAGCAGCGAGCTTTCCACCGCGTCGCGCACGTCCATCGGCTGCGGGTGCATCTCCAGCTTGCCCGCCTCGATCTTGGCGACGTCCAGGATGTCGCTGATGACGGCCAGCAGATGCTGCCCCGACTTGCCGATCACCTTGGCATAGTCGAGGTATTTCGGGTGGCCGAGCGGACCGACGATCTCGCTTTCCATCATCGAGGAAAAACCGATGATGGCGTTCAGCGGAGTGCGCAACTCATGGCTCATGTTGGCCAGGAACTCGCTCTTGGCCCGGTTCGCCAGTTCGGCCTGCTCCTTGGCCTGGATCAGCGCCTGCTCGGCCCGGCGGCGTTCCTGGATTTCCTGCATCAGCGCGCGGGTACGCTCGGCGACGCGCATCTCCAGCTCGTCACGGGCCTGCCGCAGGTCCAGCTCCGCCCGCTTGCGCCGGGTGATGTCCTGGCCGACACACAGGATTCCCGGCGGCACGCCGTCCGCCTCCGGCAGGCGGTTCAGGTTCCACAGGAACACCCGCTCGCTCATGCCGTCCTGCTCGCGCAAGGCCTGCTCGAAGTTGCGGATTTCGGTGCCCTCGCCGGCGATGGCGAGTTGGGCGGCGAAGGCGCCGGTCGGTCGCCCCCCCATCACCTCCGTCCAATGGCGGCCGATGGCGCCGCCGTCGCCGATGCCGAAGGCGCGTTCGGCCTCCCGGTTGGCCTCCTGCACGCGACCGTCCTCGCCCAGAACCAGGATGATGCTGGCCGCGGTCTGCACCAGGGACCGGAAACGCGCTTCTCCCGCCCGTGCCTCGCTCTGCCGCAGGGCGGCCTCCAGTTCGGCCACGCGGGCTTCGAGACGGCTGACGGTTGAAGCCGCTCCGGGAGAGGCTGCATCCATGAATGCGGCCCGGTCGGTCACGCCGCGGCGTTTTCCGGCTGCATGATGTCGCCCAGCTTCACCAGCAGGAACTCCAGATCCTCCGGCGCCAGATCCTCGTACTGGGTCAGGATGCGCTCGATCACGCGGCGGCGATGACGCTCGCGGTCGCCGGGTTCGCCGTCATAGGGCGTCTCCTTCAGCACGTCGATGGCGATTCGGCAGGCCGGCAGCAGGGCCGGCGGCAGCTTCGCCTTGTCGTACAGCGACTTCAGCCCCAGCCGGCCGGCATCGTGGATCAGCAGGCGGGCGTTGGTCAGCGGCACGTTGGCCATGCGCGACATCGCCATCTCGAAGAAGGCGATGTCGCCGGTGCACAGCGAACGGACCAGCAGCGAGGGCGTCAGGCGGCCGGTCCGGGCAAGCTGGCTCACCAGCCGGTCCAAGGCGCCCTCGTCGCTCTCCCCGGTGAACAGGGCAACGGTCGCCCGCTCGCGGCTCTGCAGGATCAACTCCGACGCGATCTTGGCCGGCAGTTCATGGTGGGCGACGAGATGCTGGCGCAGCCGTTCCGACACCACGGCGACCAGCCGTTCGGCGATGGTGATCGGAAGCCTGGAGCGGTGGACCAGCGGATCCTGCACCGCCTCGCTGGCCCCGAAGCGGTCGATGACGCGGCCCAGACTCTGCTCGCCCAACTCCGCCCCTTCGTTGGCGACCAGGGCAGCGACGGCGCGTTCGGACCCACTTTCGATCAGCGCGTCGGCGACCGCCGCCGGCACGGTCGGACGTTGGGCGATGGCGGTGCTCTTGGCCTCGGCCCCGGATCCCCCGGATCGCACGATCTCGACCAGATCGGCCGGCGTCAGCACGGTGGAGACGCTGAGGACCGGGATCGCCACCGCCTCCACGTCGCGGGCAAGGGTCAGCGCCACGTCGCGCGGCAGGGACGGGCTGGATTTCAGATTCTCGGCCAGGGTCTGGCGGACGCGCAGGACCGTGTCGTTGACCATCAGGCGGATGATGTCCTCCGCCAGCTTGTGCTCCGCCTGCGACAGCTCGGGGCTGTCGAACTGCTGGGCCAGCTTGGCGGCCAGATCGGTCCGGCTGGTGGGTGACGGGTCGGCCAGCAGCCGCACCACGTCCCCCTGGGTCAGATGACCCGAATTCATACCGTCACTCATGGGTCCGTGACCCTTCCTGCCCTGGTCCGTCTCCAAATCGGTCGCGAAGAGGCGATACCCGCGCGGATGTGGGCGGAGACTTGTCCACACGATCAAGGATCTTCCGAAACGGTTGAACCTTCCTTAACGCCGGCGGGTCATAGATCGTCGGACGGAGGGCGGCTTGCGGGCCACGGGCGGGGGATCAGAGCAGTTCGACGAAACTGGGCGGTTCCGGCAGGACAGCGCGGCGGCGCCGCGCACCGCGCAGCTGGATGGCGACCTCGGCGATCTGTTCCTCCACCGAGATAGGGCGCTGGGAGGCGACCTCCAGCCCGCGGTCCTCATAGACGTAGGCGTCGGGATGCGCGTCGGCCCAGCGCCGGATGGCGGCATCGCGTTCGCGCAGCAGTCCGACGATGGTCGGGCGGAACAGCCGCATCATCGCGGTGATCCAGCGGTTGGCCGGCCAGGACGGGCGGGCATGGTCGATCTCGAAGGCGTCGAGCATGGCGATCACGTCGTCGGCCCCGTACCAGGTTTCCCCCGTCACCCAGCGGTTGGTGGTGAACAGGCGCACCGGCTGGCCGGCGACGTCCATGGCGATGCCGATCAGGTGCGACAGCGCGTCGTTGTCGTTCTCCGGCGGCTGGAAATCGGGCAACGGCGCCGGCCGCAGGCCGGACGGCATGCCGTGGGGCCGCAGGAAGGTGTGGAAATGCCCATGCTCCCCATTCGGCCGCTCGCCTTCGGGGTGGCAGTGGTAATAATACTGCGCGTGGAACTCGGCATCGTAGACGTCGCCCGGCGGATAGTGCTTCCACTCGAAGAGCGTGCCGTGGCCGCGTAGAAGCTCGCCCACCACCGTGTCCCCGGTCTTGGCCAGCACGCGCTGGCACAGGCGTACCTCGCGCCCCGCCTCGGCCATCGCCTCCAACTCTTCCCGGGACACCTCCGACCAATCCGTCATCGCCCGATCCTGCGCTGCGCGAACACCCCTATTACGTACGCGGATATGCGGGCGTGGCAAGGTCTTTTCGGACTTCGCACCTGCGGTCGCCGTCGGGCCTGCGCTTGGCCGGTCAGCCGCCGGACGGAAGGAAACGCTGCGCCAGGGACCAGCTCACCAGATCGCCGGTGACTCGGCCCAGCGCCTCGTCGAAGGCGGCGACGATGTCGGTGAAGGACCGGCCGCGCACGGGGGCCGACGCCTCGAAGGATTCTCCCGCCTCGATGGTCCGGCGCGGCATGGCGACCAGTTTCGCCGACAGGCGCACATGCACCCGGTCCGGCATGGCGGCCCCCGGCGTCGTGTATTCCGCCTGGAAGTCGCGCAGCTCCGACTTCAGCACATAGTCGGACCGCAGGCCCACCGTGTCGCGCCCGACCGAGACGATCCGCCCGCTGTCCTCGAAGGTCTGGACGATCAGCCCCTGCACCATGTTGGGGGCGCGGTCGGCCCAGGACACATCGGCGAAATAGTCGAGCGAGGTCGGCGTGCGGGCCAGCGCGATGCGCGGCGTGTCGATCCCGGCGGCGGCGGCCGGCGTCTCCACCAGCAGCTGCCAGTCGGCCTTGGGACCGGCGGCGATGCTGGCGCGCGGGGTCAGGGTGTAGAGTTGCGGCGCCGTCGGATTCAGCGTGGAACAGGCGGCAAGCCCCAGCAGCAGGATGGCCCCCGCCACCGCGCACAGCATCGACGACACCCCCCCTTCGCCCGTCCTCTTCCGCAAGATGGCCGTCCCCGTCATTTCCCACGCACCTCCACACCCTGCCGCGTCCCGCCGAAGAGGAAGTTCGACGGGTCGTTCTCGATCCGCGTGATCACCCGCGACAGCTGCCCGGACAGGTCGCGCAGCTGGGAGATCAGCAGAGTCAGATCATACAGTCCGGTGGCGGTAAAGTCCCGCACCGGCTCGCGATTGTCGGCCATCAGACCGTTCAGCGTGTCGGAGGTGCGCTTCAGCGACCGCATCAGCTCGCGCGTTTCCCCCGTCAGCTGTCTGGCGCTGCCGTCCACCGTCGCCAGCGTTTCCCGCGCCTGCGCCAGCGTGCGGTCCAGCTGCGGCCCGACCGTCTCGAAGCCGTTCAGCGTACGGCGCGCCTGGGTCATCGTCTCCTCCAGACCGGCGCCGGCGCGGGCGAGTTCGCCGCTGAGGATGCGGGCGTTGTCCAGGATCTCGCCGATGGCCTTCTGGTTCTCGCCGTTCAGCAGTTCGCCCAGCCTGGTGATGACCTCCAGCGAGCGGTTGACCAGTTGCGGCGCGCTGTCCACCACCGCGGTCAGCGAGCTCGGCCTCGACGGGATGGTCAGCACACCGTCGGCATCGGTTGCGGTCAGATGCTTGCCCCCCACCGTCCCGCCGGAGATCTGGACATAGGCGCCGCCGGTGATGCCCTGCACCTCCAGCGAGGCGATGGAATCGGCCATCACCGGCGTGCCGTTCTGCACCAGGACGGTCACCCGCACCCGCGTGACGTTGTCGGGGTCGAGCCGGATGTCCGACACCGTGCCCACCGGCACGCCGCGGTAGCGTACCGGGCTTCCCTGCTGCAGCCCGGTGACGGAGCCGGTGAAGTAGATCCGGTAGGTCTCGCGCGTCTCGTCGAGCTGGACCTTGGCGATCCAGGCGGTGAAGACCAGCAGGCCGGCGACCAGCGCCAGCACGAAGCTGCCGACAAGGATGTAGCTGGCGCGGGTTTCCATGGCTTGCCCCTACCCTTTCGCAAGCTGTCGAGCTTGGTTGCGTTCTTTGGCGTCCAGCGCCGCGCGGCCGCGCGGCCCGTGGAAGTAATCGCGGATCCAGGGATGCGGATCGGCCAGATGCTGGGCCAGGGTTCCCACCCGGATCCTGCGGTCCACCAGCACCGCGATGCGGTCGCAGATGGAGGTCAGGCTGTCCAGATCGTGGGTGACCATGAAGACGGTCAGTCCCAGGCTGCGCTGCAGCCCCTGGATCAGCGTGTCGAAGGCGGCGGCGCCGATGGGGTCGAGGCCGGCGGTCGGTTCGTCGAGGAACAGGATGTCGGGGTCGAGCGCCAGCGCGCGGGCCAGACCGGCGCGCTTGATCATCCCACCCGACAGCTGGGCCGGATGCTTGGTTCCGGCATCGGGCGGCAGGCCGGCCATGGCGATCTTCACCCGCGCCACCTCGGCGATCAGCGCCGGCGGCAGATCGGTGTGCTCCTTCAGCGGCAGCATCACATTCTCCGCCACCGTCATGGAGCTGAACAGCGCACCATTCTGGAACAGGACGCCGGTGCGGGCCTGCAGCGCGGTGCGCTCCGCCCGGTCGAGTTCGGCGGTGTCGTGGCCCAGCAGCTCGATCCGCCCGGCGGACGGTGCGATCAGGCCAAGAATTTCCTTCAGCAGCACAGACTTGCCGGTGCCGGAGCCGCCGACGACGCCCAGCACCTCCCCCCGCTCCACGTCGAGGTCGAGCCCGTCATGGACGGTCTGCGGGCCGAAGCGGGTGACCAGCCCCCGCACCCGGATCACGGCAGGCGCGTCCATCACACCCCCAGCATGGAGAAGACGACGGAGAACACCGCGTCGATGACGATCACCAGGAAGATGCCCTCCACCACCGCCTTGGTGGTCATGATGCCGACGCTCTCGGCGCTGCCGGAAACCTTCAGCCCCTCGTAGCAGCCGACCATGGCGATCACCAGCGCGAAGACCGGCGCCTTGATCAGCCCGGCGAGCACCGTGTTGATGCCGACAGCGCTGTGAAGCTGGCGGATGAACTGCCCGAAGGTGATGTCCAGCGTGGCGTAGGCCATCACCGCTCCGCCGAACAGCCCCATGACGTCGGCATAGAAGGCCAGCAGCGGCAGCGAGATCATCAGGGCCAGCGCCCGCGGCACCACCAGCAGTTCCACCGGGTCGAGGCCCATGGTGCCGATGGCGTCGACCTCCTGGTTGACCTTCATGGTGCCGATCTGGGCGGTGAAGGCGGAGCCGGAGCGGCCGGCGACGATGATCGCCGTCATCAGGATGCCGATCTCGCGCAGGACGGAGATGCCCAGCAGGTTGACGACATACAGCTCCGCCCCGAAGCGCTTCAGCTGGTCCGCCCCCTGGAAGGCCAGCACCACGCCGATCAGGAAGGACAGCAATCCCAGGATCGGCAGGGCATTCAACCCGGTCTGCTCGATGTGGAACAGGACGGAGGTCAGGCGCAGGCGCGACGGGCGCAGGATCAGCCGGCCGAAGGTGACGGTGACGAGGCCGAGGAAGCCGACGAGGTCCCGCAGCTCCTTGCCGGCGTTGACCGTCGTCTGCCCGGTGCGGATGACCATGTCCATGATGGGGTGATGGTCGCGCTCGATGGAATGGGGCGGCGCCTTGCCGGCACCGCGCACCGCGCCGAACAGGGCGGCATGCTCCGGCTTCAGGCCGACGATCTCCACCGCATGCCCTTCCGCCGAGAGACGGTCGGCCAGGCGGTTCAGCAGATAGGCGCCGACGGTGTCGAGAGCCTCCACCCGCGAGAGATCGAGCCGCACGGCGGCACCGGCCTGCGGCTTCCGCACCCGGTCCAGCGCGTCCGACGCCGCCCCGGCCGCATGAAGCGTCCAGCGTCCGGCGGCACCGATCCGCCACCCGCCGTCCTGCGGCCCGGCATCGATCCGGGCCGTCTCCGCCGCCGTTCCGTCCTTTGCCAAGGTTTCAGCCACAGGTTCCGCCGCACGCATCCGCACTTCGCCCGGTGCGTCTGGCCGACCGGTTCTTGTGGAACGTGGCCGAGCACCGCCGGATGGTCAACCCCATGCGGCATCTCCGCGCGACACGGCGGCCATGTCCGGCGCACACCATCGCGTCCGATCGCGCCTTTTCGCGCAGGCGGGCAGCCGCTAAAGTGCCGGGCTGCGGCCCCGGCTTTTCAAGCCGGCACCGGACCCTCTACGGACACGATCCTCTATGAACCTGAAAGACCACATCCGCGGCATCACGGATTTCCCGAAGCCCGGCATCCTGTTCTACGACGTATCGCCGCTGCTGGCGAACGGCGCCGCCTGGAAGGCCGCCATCGACGAACTGGCCGACGCCGTT is a window encoding:
- a CDS encoding ABC transporter permease, whose translation is MAKDGTAAETARIDAGPQDGGWRIGAAGRWTLHAAGAASDALDRVRKPQAGAAVRLDLSRVEALDTVGAYLLNRLADRLSAEGHAVEIVGLKPEHAALFGAVRGAGKAPPHSIERDHHPIMDMVIRTGQTTVNAGKELRDLVGFLGLVTVTFGRLILRPSRLRLTSVLFHIEQTGLNALPILGLLSFLIGVVLAFQGADQLKRFGAELYVVNLLGISVLREIGILMTAIIVAGRSGSAFTAQIGTMKVNQEVDAIGTMGLDPVELLVVPRALALMISLPLLAFYADVMGLFGGAVMAYATLDITFGQFIRQLHSAVGINTVLAGLIKAPVFALVIAMVGCYEGLKVSGSAESVGIMTTKAVVEGIFLVIVIDAVFSVVFSMLGV